A region from the Mercenaria mercenaria strain notata chromosome 7, MADL_Memer_1, whole genome shotgun sequence genome encodes:
- the LOC128558464 gene encoding uncharacterized protein LOC128558464, with translation MAYSFARSGRESYGANRNQSPERRGEDSLSESRNESGPEYLDLGFAWLNDYDKAGNYRPNANRTDELTQTRQENPYGWNALGPTRRVPSRTSEERDLRQSTGDDSRQNGAAQLRQTNKRGIRQTNRGDLQRSTGADLRQTGRNDFQHTDSNGDFRQTSRNELGQTSIIDTRRTQRDDLRNTRTNEHRVTVQLENLSETQKENPYGWRALGPTRRVPSFTTGIEDITRSNNFRTTITNNADTVDENPYGWKALGRTRPPPSHSPNTESTARKSRKRTYQTSFARKGSRTSRGEQQSVTSNEARKIKHAMRLSTLPEENIRNGSNTRDRDFRATAVDGDAISTTEGGILTGTTGGGYLRGTTYDYPYARNKIRKSSQERNSRQPVSSGTPERRHIVWAGTHTPEDTSRHWTDMATDHSLMRKWYELFAKIKKRWAANYRDPSLLSGLSEETDFRPATITTRTLNKRRQVSGRRKLALLGAVVFIILLVAIVVPVSILTGQASEKESPSPKDDMLWEYMFQATILNRVFKEEMSNILTEAFQNISRPFCYQIDDNSVNLPYEGCKVTLLSEGSVVVNFSVVLKASEQNPPAEINVKAALGLNSTEQFRLGPFELSGNVTVLPKVLIQNGSNPIPNEKDFNMTCTDVDLCKTNFSLCINGTCSCPYNRYHEESYDTCMPIFCGEIPEVANGTVNASGSFYGNKLTIECDIGYELSENISVPCTSNDSWKTHPTCNIIQCEDFIIPDHAMIDSETFQNRTFQEEITLSCEEGFELTGGNKTTCQADKTWSNVSMCDRINCTEPDFPDNVFISSENNSYAFESVIKLTCSSGYILEGEGNISCQANKTWAEFPTCTPVTCPTFQFPDNAAEKNVTDKIFEDRIVIECLIGYNISGNDTVECLADGTWSESPNCTIIDCGDLEEPVNGTIKSNNGTKFNMTQTVSCNEGFKLKDGGTGIVTCTRYGNWSDIPECELKTCPNVNAPENGIIAGDNSTTINSELIIECFPGFDLVGNSSVICMEDETWSEFPKCELVKCGHPIKIENGNYLKINETTFNSTISVECLDGYELSGSATILCESTGNWTGSPKCLPINCSLTNISDNFNTSGLQDNFFSVNSSVILNCNSGFIMQGNNNIICQSNGSWTAIPECTPVVCLLFDKPNNSMTFDFNDTTDFHYSDIVKIECNIGYNLSGNESVTCKEDGNWTTVPECLKVQCDSYKLENGQTGNQTFYSEILDIECDFGYELSNNNSVICSDDGTWTGNSTCEVIDCEEFTPPECEVIPAVYFSESATTAQIGDPVQLQCILVGTSPSSDIVISRNSAIQQGKEHVCNASQIGHINCSFEESENGDKMTATISVDQVECKHEGTYYCESASNNSLSAAMNLSVTNPAEGIPMLTLQPEVITNWTVSEHNITCSANVGYPAGDLRIEYRSDNFTSFEIFNLGIEETTEDIADCSVNKSIAFREFAYTEKFNNTEIRCAVYNHTNDTVPVQISNTKTVELI, from the exons ATGGCATACTCTTTCGCTCGTAGCGGAAGAGAAAGTTACGGAGCTAATAGGAACCAAAGTCCGGAAAGACGAGGTGAGGACAGTCTAAGTGAATCGCGGAATGAGTCGGGACCTGAATATTTGGACCTTGGATTTGCGTGGTTAAACGATTATGACAAAGCAGGAAATTATCGCCCGAATGCAAATCGTACGGATGAATTAACTCAAACTCGACAGGAAAATCCATATGGTTGGAACGCTTTAGGACCGACGCGGCGTGTTCCTTCACGAACCTCTGAAGAAAGAGATCTTCGACAAAGTACTGGAGATGATTCACGACAAAATGGTGCAGCTCAGctaagacaaacaaacaaacgtggCATCCGACAGACAAACAGAGGTGATCTACAACGATCTACTGGAGCTGATCTTCGGCAAACAGGTAGAAATGACTTCCAACATACCGATAGCAATGGTGATTTCCGACAAACAAGTAGAAATGAGCTGGGACAAACAAGTATAATTGATACCCGGCGGACACAACGAGATGATCTCAGAAACACGAGAACTAATGAGCATAGAGTCACCGTACAACTCGAAAACCTATCGGAGACACAGAAAGAGAATCCCTATGGTTGGAGAGCTTTGGGCCCTACACGTCGGGTCCCGTCTTTCACAACAGGAATTGAGGATATAACACGTTCAAACAATTTCCGTACAACAATAACAAACAATGCAGATACCGTGGATGAAAATCCATACGGTTGGAAAGCTTTAGGCCGAACAAGACCTCCGCCGTCTCATAGCCCTAACACTGAAAGCACTGCTAGAAAATCGAGGAAAAGAACGTACCAAACATCCTTTGCTAGAAAAGGCTCGCGTACATCTAGAGGAGAACAACAAAGTGTAACTTCGAACGAAGCCAGGAAAATAAAACATGCAATGAGGCTTTCAACTTTACCGGAAGAAAATATTCGAAACGGAAGTAACACGAGAGACAGAGATTTTCGAGCAACAGCTGTAGACGGAGATGCCATAAGTACAACTGAAGGTGGAATTCTCACAGGAACAACTGGTGGCGGATACCTCCGTGGTACAACATATGACTATCCATATGCAAGGAATAAAATACGAAAGTCATCACAGGAACGTAATTCTAGACAACCTGTGAGCAGTGGTACTCCTGAACGTAGACATATTGTATGGGCGGGAACACACACTCCTGAAGATACATCAAGACATTGGACGGACATGGCCACGGACCATAGTCTAATGAGAAAATGGTATGAGCTCTTTGCAAAG ATCAAGAAACGGTGGGCAGCAAACTACAGAGACCCGTCTTTATTGTCCGGGCTATCAGAAGAAACGGATTTTAGACCTGCAACCATTACTACAAGAACATTGAACAAGAGAAGACAAGTCAGCGGAAGAAGAAAGCTGGCACTTCTAGGCGCTGTTGTCTTCATAATCTTGCTTGTAGCCATCGTGGTACCTGTATCAATTTTGACTGGACAGGCATCTGAAAAGGAGTCTCCTTCACCAAAAG ACGACATGTTATGGGAATACATGTTCCAGGCAACTATTTTGAATAGAGTTTTCAAAGaagaaatgtcaaatattttaacTGAGGCGTTCCAGAATATATCACGGCCTTTCTGTTATCAG ATTGATGATAATTCTGTAAATTTGCCGTACGAAGGATGTAAAGTCACATTATTAAG CGAAGGAAGCGTCGTTGTCAACTTCAGTGTGGTACTCAAAGCCAGTGAACAAAACCCTCCAGCTGAGATCAATGTTAAAGCTGCTTTAGGGTTAAATTCAACTGAACAATTTCGCCTAGGCCCATTTGAACTATCCGGAAATGTAACAGTTCTACCTAAAGTATTGATTCAAAACGGCAGTAATCCAATTCCAAACG aaaaGGATTTCAACATGACTTGTACTGATGTTGACTTGTGCAAGACAAATTTCTCTCTCTGTATTAACGGTACTTGTTCGTGTCCTTACAACAGGTACCATGAGGAATCATACGATACGTGTATGCCTA ttttttgtGGAGAAATTCCAGAAGTTGCAAATGGAACAGTAAATGCCAGTGGTAGTTTTTACGGAAATAAGTTGACCATAGAATGTGACATTGGCTATGAACTGTCTGAAAACATTTCCGTGCCATGTACTTCAAACGATTCCTGGAAAACACATCCAACATGTAACATTATCCAATGTGAAGACTTCATAATACCGGATCATGCCATGATAGATTCAGAAACTTTTCAAAACAGAACTTTTCAGGAGGAGATAACTCTTTCTTGTGAGGAAGGTTTTGAACTGACTGGAGGAAATAAAACGACTTGTCAAGCTGACAAGACATGGAGTAATGTTTCAATGTGTGACCGTATCAATTGCACGGAACCTGATTTTCCGGACAATGTTTTCATATCTTCAGAAAACAACTCCTATGCATTCGAATCAGTCATTAAACTCACATGTTCTAGTGGCTATATATTAGAAGGAGAGGGTAATATATCCTGTCAGGCAAATAAAACTTGGGCGGAATTTCCAACTTGTACACCTGTTACGTGTCCAACTTTCCAATTTCCAGATAACGCCGCTGAAAAGAATGTTACCGATAAGATATTTGAAGACAGAATTGTTATAGAATGTTTGATTGGGTATAATATTAGTGGAAACGACACCGTTGAATGTTTAGCTGACGGTACATGGAGCGAGAGTCCTAACTGCACCATAATTGATTGCGGTGATCTTGAAGAACCAGTTAATGGTACAATTAAATCTAACAACGGAACAAAGTTCAACATGACACAAACAGTAAGCTGTAATGAAGGGTTTAAATTGAAAGATGGTGGAACGGGAATTGTAACATGCACCCGATATGGAAATTGGAGCGATATTCCCGAGTGCGAATTAAAAACGTGTCCAAACGTGAACGCACCAGAAAACGGTATAATCGCGGGTGATAATTCTACAACCATTAATTCAGAACTGATAATAGAATGTTTCCCAGGGTTTGATTTGGTTGGAAATAGCAGTGTAATTTGTATGGAAGATGAAACCTGGTCCGAATTTCCGAAATGCGAACTCGTGAAATGTGGACATCCgattaaaattgaaaatgggAACTATCTAAAGATAAATGAAACAACATTTAATTCCACTATTTCTGTGGAATGCTTGGACGGATATGAACTAAGTGGAAGTGCTACAATACTTTGTGAAAGCACGGGAAACTGGACAGGCTCTCCAAAGTGTCTTCCTATAAACTGTTCATTAACCAATATATCTGATAATTTCAATACAAGTGGTTTACAGGACAATTTCTTTTCTGTAAATTCGTCGGTTATTCTGAACTGTAACTCGGGATTTATCATGCAGGGGAACAATAACATTATTTGCCAGTCGAACGGAAGTTGGACAGCAATCCCAGAATGCACTCCGGTTGTTTGTCTATTGTTTGACAAACCGAACAACTCTATGACATTCGATTTTAATGATACTACCGATTTCCATTACTCAGACATTGTGAAGATCGAATGTAATATTGGCTATAACCTATCAGGAAACGAAAGCGTAACTTGCAAAGAAGATGGTAACTGGACAACAGTTCCTGAATGTTTAAAAGTGCAATGTGATTCGTACAAACTAGAAAATGGACAGACTGGAAACCAAACATTTTACTCTGAAATTCTAGACATAGAATGCGATTTCGGGTACGAACTTTCTAataacaattcagtcatttgtTCTGATGATGGGACGTGGACTGGTAACTCCACCTGCGAAGTTATTGACTGCGAGGAATTCACTCCGCCAGAATGTGAAGTAATACCAG CTGTATATTTCAGTGAGTCTGCAACGACTGCACAAATAGGTGACCCTGTACAGCTTCAGTGTATACTTGTTGGCACCTCACCAAGTTCAGACATAGTTATCTCCAGAAACTCAGCTATCCAACAAGGCAAAGAACATGTGTGTAACGCAAGCCAAATAGGACATATAAACTGCAGCTTTGAGGAATCGGAAAATGGTGATAAGATGACGGCCACTATCAGTGTAGACCAAGTGGAATGTAAACACGAAGGAACTTATTACTGTGAATCGGCGTCGAATAATTCTTTAAGCGCAGCAATGAATCTTTCTGTGACAA ATCCAGCGGAAGGAATACCCATGTTGACACTTCAGCCTGAAGTGATAACTAACTGGACGGTGTCTGAACACAATATAACATGCTCTGCAAACGTCGGTTATCCTGCCGGAGATCTCCGGATAGAATACAGATCAGATAATTTCACCTCGTTTGAGATATTTAACCTTGGAATTGAGGAAACCACTGAAGACATAGCAGACTGTTCTGTGAATAAAAGCATAGCTTTCAGAGAATTCGCCTACACAGAGAAATTTAATAACACCGAAATACGGTGTGCTGTCTATAACCATACCAACGATACCGTACCGGTCCAAATTTCTAATACGAAAACAGTTGAACTTATTTAA